One window of Toxotes jaculatrix isolate fToxJac2 chromosome 19, fToxJac2.pri, whole genome shotgun sequence genomic DNA carries:
- the LOC121200028 gene encoding peptidase M20 domain-containing protein 2-like — translation MSEGAELVVELKQRVSCCIDEAKAKLHSLSKDIWSHPELAYEERKAHDRLVVFFRKEEGWTVDSHFKLETAFRATWGTGGSEQGDVVNVGFLCEYDALPGIGHACGHNLIAEVGAAAALGLKAVLESTQNLSLRVQVTVLGTPAEEDGGGKIDMLREGAFEGLDVVFMAHPSKEDATYLPCVAEHDVTIKYHGKASHASAYPWEGINALDAAVLCYNSLSVLRQQMKPDWRVHGIIKHGGVKPNIIPAYTELEYYLRTPSVSELSVLKAKAEVCFRSAAVATGCEVEVEFARNTFDNMLRNSALEELYERNGKALGMDFTTDEDVLKNESGSTDFGNVTFAVPGIHPYFYIGCNALNHTEEYTVAAGDDRAQFFTLRTAKALAMTALDVLLLPELLQRVKQEFTEAKLKEDRRLAASAKQN, via the exons ATGTCTGAAGGAGCAGAGCTGGTGGTGGAGCTGAAACAGAGAGTCAGCTGCTGTATAGATGAAGCCAAAGCAAAGCTGCACAGCCTTAGTAAGGACATATGGAGCCACCCGGAGCTGGCTTATGAGGAGAGGAAGGCTCATGACAGACTGGTAGTGTTTTTCCGTAAGGAGGAAGGCTGGACGGTCGACAGTCACTTCAAACTCGAGACTGCATTTCGGGCCACTTGGGGGACTGGAGGCAGCGAGCAGGGAGACGTGGTCAACGTGGGCTTCCTGTGCGAGTACGACGCTTTGCCTGGTATTGGACACGCATGTGGACACAACCTGATAGCTGAGGTTGGAGCTGCTGCGGCTCTTGGGCTCAAAGCTGTGCTGGAGAGCACACAGAACCTCTCTCTCCGGGTCCAG GTGACAGTGCTGGGGACTCCAGCTGAGGAAGATGGTGGAGGTAAAATTGACATGTTAAGGGAGGGTGCGTTTGAGGGTCTGGATGTGGTGTTTATGGCTCACCCATCTAAGGAGGATGCCACATACCTGCCCTGTGTGGCAGAGCACGA TGTAACGATAAAGTACCACGGTAAGGCGTCTCATGCCTCGGCCTACCCCTGGGAGGGAATCAATGCGTTGGATGCAGCGGTGCTGTGCTACAACAGCCTGTCTGTGCTCAGACAGCAGATGAAGCCAGACTGGAGAGTTCACG GTATCATAAAGCATGGTGGAGTGAAACCAAACATCATCCCTGCCTACACTGAGCTGGAGTACTATCTGAGGACCCCCTCAGTCTCTGAGCTTTCTGTCCTCAAGGCAAAAGCTGAGGTGTGCTTTAGATCAGCCGCTGTGGCAACTGGCTGTGAG GTTGAGGTAGAGTTTGCAAGAAATACATTTGACAACATGCTGCGCAACTCTGCACTGGAGGAGCTGTACGAGAGAAATGGAAAGGCTCTGGGGATGGACTTCACCACAGATGAAGATGTTCTCAAAAATGAATCAG GCTCCACGGACTTTGGCAATGTGACATTTGCGGTTCCTGGCATCCATCCGTACTTCTACATCGGTTGTAATGCTCTCAACCACACAGAGGAGTACACCGTTGCTGCTG GTGATGACCGAGCTCAGTTCTTCACCCTGAGGACAGCAAAGGCTCTCGCCATGACGGCCCTGGATGTCCTGCTGCTTCCAGAGCTACTGCAGAGGGTGAAGCAGGAGTTCACTGAGGCCAAACTGAAGGAGGACAGAAGGCTGGCAGCGTCTGCAAAACAGAACTGA
- the cep85l gene encoding centrosomal protein of 85 kDa-like isoform X1, protein MWSRGDFEDGYESNKTGSSSGGSPGWVPGHESAWHSNPLGPGSSIYGGRRHSTVSDSGDTGIGTYYSDSVEDDSSSSTTPLSFQPLSQHHLGQDDDGIPTVLVKPSPSSSPNTSFRVPSSPSSAGRWSRSCQLLSPTVSHLGAPNCLDMKDHQPIRRWSSLTKLSSGADKSSIRTPGYHYSPDSQGSLDRSLLYGYRKEPLGSNVDLYLPLSSSLLCHSLLQRSPGAGPCYRYNHNSRSTGLETGLSLSSALSSPVKHNSLDMNYSALPETRRARGGGQVLGLNLPKQADSSVGHQADRGSPIQPAVRTQMWLTEQMEYRPKAERGSELGQTSGAGTEGYGGDGPSPWQQGHQQEPGLNQVLMGTSLPVNTLVKVKEGLLRQRELEIDRQKQQILQLHARIRENELRAQQVLQSQRGWFDDPHILNTKEPAMRTPIKQPSDRLCCDEDLGRKLAVAELEVLHLNELFKQVTQKYAEDMRKLEDKIKTRDRYISSLKKKCQRESEQSQEKQQRIETLEKYLSDLPTLDEVQAQAQQQEEVQQKAKDLEKTVSQLEQSLEEGRALMKEKDMKIEMQAKREKELIASVHSLQQKVQQCLDDGVRLPMQDLKRLEVENTQLLEQQDHSSRMIEHQKEQIERLNLQLTATSTRLQKKRGLSHRQLSHQEDSLLTPSRAFPQPRQADEGLLVHPLSHKEMPEVGRLLKEMSLCLLDLQALCSILTQRAQGKEPNLSLLLGMKSLSVSAEESDSREAAEEELRFKLLEVGQLRRDIDELRKSISDRYAQYMGDSCVSQ, encoded by the exons ATGTGGTCCAGAGGGGATTTTGAAGACGGATACGAATCGAATAAAACAG GCTCCAGTAGTGGTGGCTCTCCAGGCTGGGTCCCGGGCCATGAATCAGCTTGGCACAGCAACCCCCTTGGCCCCGGGAGCAGTATCTATGGTGGGCGTCGTCACAGCACAGTGTCTGACAGCGGTGACACTGGCATCGGCACTTACTACTCTGACAGCGTGGAAG ACGACTCCAGTTCCAGTACCACGCCTTTGTCTTTCCAGCCACTTTCCCAGCACCACCTGGGCCAGGATGATGATGGCATCCCCACTGTCCTCGTCAAGCCGTCCCCATCGTCCTCACCCAACACCAGTTTTAGAGTACCATCCTCACCCAGCAGCGCAGGTCGTTGGAGCAGGTCTTGCCAGCTGCTTTCGCCAACCGTGTCTCACCTGGGTGCACCAAACTGTCTGGACATGAAGGACCACCAGCCCATCCGCAGGTGGTCCTCTCTCACCAAGCTGTCATCTGGGGCTGATAAGAGCTCCATCAGGACACCAGGCTACCACTACAGCCCAGACTCACAAGGCTCGTTGGACAGAAGTCTGCTGTATGGGTACAGAAAGGAACCCCTTGGTTCAAATGTGGACCTTTATCTACCTTTATCTTCCTCGTTGCTCTGCCATAGTTTGCTACAGCGCTCGCCGGGTGCCGGCCCCTGCTACAGGTACAACCACAACAGTAGGTCCACTGGGTTGGAGACAGGCCTGTCCCTTTCCTCAGCTCTGTCATCACCGGTAAAACACAACAGTCTGGACATGAATTACAGTGCTTTACCAGAAACTAGACGAGCTCGGGGAGGTGGGCAGGTTCTTGGCCTCAACTTACCCAAACAAGCAGACTCATCAGTGGGTCATCAGGCGGACAGAGGCTCCCCAATTCAGCCAGCAGTTCGCACACAGATGTGGCTGACTGAGCAGATGGAGTACAGGCCCAAAGCTGAGCGTGGAAGTGAACTGGGTCAGACCAGTGGCGCTGGAACAGAGGGCTACGGTGGAGATGGAccttcaccatggcaacagggaCATCAACAGGAACCAGGGCTTAACCAG GTGCTGATGGGGACGTCCCTTCCTGTCAACACTCTGGTGAAGGTTAAAGAGGGactgctgagacagagagaactggAGATAGACAG ACAAAAGCAGCAGATCTTACAGCTCCATGCCCGGATCAGAGAGAATGAGCTCAGAGCCCAGCAGGTCCTGCAGAGCCAGAGAGGGTGGTTTGACGACCCCCACATCCTGAATACTAAG GAACCAGCGATGAGGACGCCAATCAAACAGCCCTCTGATaggctgtgctgtgatgaaGATCTTGGTAGGAAGCTAGCAGTGGCTGAACTGGAAGTGCTCCATTTGAATGAGTTATTCAAGCAAGTCACACAGAAATATGCAGAGGACATGAGAAAACTGGAGGACAAG ATAAAGACGAGGGATCGCTACATCAGCAGTCTGAAGAAGaagtgtcagagagagagcgagcagagccaagaaaaacagcagcgcATCGAGACGCTGGAGAAATACCTGTCTGACCTGCCCACGCTGGACGAGGTGCAGGCCCAGGCccagcag caggAGGAGGTCCAGCAGAAAGCCAAGGATCTGGAGAAAACGGTTTCTCAGTTGGAGCAGAGCCTGGAGGAAGGACGTGCTCTGATgaaggagaaggacatgaagaTCGAGATGCAGGccaagagagagaaggagctgaTCGCATCTGTGCACAG CCTGCAGCAGAAGGTGCAGCAGTGTTTGGATGATGGGGTGAGGTTGCCCATGCAAGACCTGAAGCGGCTTGAGGTGGAAAACACTCAGCTTCTGGAGCAGCAAGACCACAGCAGCAGG ATGATTGAGCATCAGAAAGAACAGATTGAAAGGCTGAACTTGCAGTTAACG GCCACCAGTACAAGACTGCAAAAGAAGAGAGGCCTGTCTCATCGACAGCTGTCTCACCAGGAGGACAGCCTGCTCACCCCATCCAGAGCCTTCCCACAG CCGCGGCAGGCGGACGAAGGCTTGTTGGTGCATCCTCTGTCCCACAAGGAAATGCCAGAGGTGGGCCGGCTGCTGAAAGAGATGTCCCTGTGTCTACTGGACCTCCAGGCTCTGTGCAGCATCCTGACTCAGAGAGCACAGGGGAAAGAGCCCaacctgtctctgctcctggGCATGAAAT CATTGAGTGTCTCAGCGGAGGAGAGCGACAGCAGAGAGGCAGCCGAAGAAGAACTGAGGTTCAAGCTGCTGGAAGTCGGCCAGCTGAGGAGAGACATCGACGAGCTGAGGAAAAGCATCTCAGACCGATATGCTCAGTATATGGGCGACAGCTGTGTCTCCCAGTGA
- the cep85l gene encoding centrosomal protein of 85 kDa-like isoform X2, whose protein sequence is MWSRGDFEDGYESNKTGSSSGGSPGWVPGHESAWHSNPLGPGSSIYGGRRHSTVSDSGDTGIGTYYSDSVEDDSSSSTTPLSFQPLSQHHLGQDDDGIPTVLVKPSPSSSPNTSFRVPSSPSSAGRWSRSCQLLSPTVSHLGAPNCLDMKDHQPIRRWSSLTKLSSGADKSSIRTPGYHYSPDSQGSLDRSLLYGYRKEPLGSNVDLYLPLSSSLLCHSLLQRSPGAGPCYRYNHNSRSTGLETGLSLSSALSSPVKHNSLDMNYSALPETRRARGGGQVLGLNLPKQADSSVGHQADRGSPIQPAVRTQMWLTEQMEYRPKAERGSELGQTSGAGTEGYGGDGPSPWQQGHQQEPGLNQVLMGTSLPVNTLVKVKEGLLRQRELEIDRQKQQILQLHARIRENELRAQQVLQSQRGWFDDPHILNTKEPAMRTPIKQPSDRLCCDEDLGRKLAVAELEVLHLNELFKQVTQKYAEDMRKLEDKIKTRDRYISSLKKKCQRESEQSQEKQQRIETLEKYLSDLPTLDEVQAQAQQEEVQQKAKDLEKTVSQLEQSLEEGRALMKEKDMKIEMQAKREKELIASVHSLQQKVQQCLDDGVRLPMQDLKRLEVENTQLLEQQDHSSRMIEHQKEQIERLNLQLTATSTRLQKKRGLSHRQLSHQEDSLLTPSRAFPQPRQADEGLLVHPLSHKEMPEVGRLLKEMSLCLLDLQALCSILTQRAQGKEPNLSLLLGMKSLSVSAEESDSREAAEEELRFKLLEVGQLRRDIDELRKSISDRYAQYMGDSCVSQ, encoded by the exons ATGTGGTCCAGAGGGGATTTTGAAGACGGATACGAATCGAATAAAACAG GCTCCAGTAGTGGTGGCTCTCCAGGCTGGGTCCCGGGCCATGAATCAGCTTGGCACAGCAACCCCCTTGGCCCCGGGAGCAGTATCTATGGTGGGCGTCGTCACAGCACAGTGTCTGACAGCGGTGACACTGGCATCGGCACTTACTACTCTGACAGCGTGGAAG ACGACTCCAGTTCCAGTACCACGCCTTTGTCTTTCCAGCCACTTTCCCAGCACCACCTGGGCCAGGATGATGATGGCATCCCCACTGTCCTCGTCAAGCCGTCCCCATCGTCCTCACCCAACACCAGTTTTAGAGTACCATCCTCACCCAGCAGCGCAGGTCGTTGGAGCAGGTCTTGCCAGCTGCTTTCGCCAACCGTGTCTCACCTGGGTGCACCAAACTGTCTGGACATGAAGGACCACCAGCCCATCCGCAGGTGGTCCTCTCTCACCAAGCTGTCATCTGGGGCTGATAAGAGCTCCATCAGGACACCAGGCTACCACTACAGCCCAGACTCACAAGGCTCGTTGGACAGAAGTCTGCTGTATGGGTACAGAAAGGAACCCCTTGGTTCAAATGTGGACCTTTATCTACCTTTATCTTCCTCGTTGCTCTGCCATAGTTTGCTACAGCGCTCGCCGGGTGCCGGCCCCTGCTACAGGTACAACCACAACAGTAGGTCCACTGGGTTGGAGACAGGCCTGTCCCTTTCCTCAGCTCTGTCATCACCGGTAAAACACAACAGTCTGGACATGAATTACAGTGCTTTACCAGAAACTAGACGAGCTCGGGGAGGTGGGCAGGTTCTTGGCCTCAACTTACCCAAACAAGCAGACTCATCAGTGGGTCATCAGGCGGACAGAGGCTCCCCAATTCAGCCAGCAGTTCGCACACAGATGTGGCTGACTGAGCAGATGGAGTACAGGCCCAAAGCTGAGCGTGGAAGTGAACTGGGTCAGACCAGTGGCGCTGGAACAGAGGGCTACGGTGGAGATGGAccttcaccatggcaacagggaCATCAACAGGAACCAGGGCTTAACCAG GTGCTGATGGGGACGTCCCTTCCTGTCAACACTCTGGTGAAGGTTAAAGAGGGactgctgagacagagagaactggAGATAGACAG ACAAAAGCAGCAGATCTTACAGCTCCATGCCCGGATCAGAGAGAATGAGCTCAGAGCCCAGCAGGTCCTGCAGAGCCAGAGAGGGTGGTTTGACGACCCCCACATCCTGAATACTAAG GAACCAGCGATGAGGACGCCAATCAAACAGCCCTCTGATaggctgtgctgtgatgaaGATCTTGGTAGGAAGCTAGCAGTGGCTGAACTGGAAGTGCTCCATTTGAATGAGTTATTCAAGCAAGTCACACAGAAATATGCAGAGGACATGAGAAAACTGGAGGACAAG ATAAAGACGAGGGATCGCTACATCAGCAGTCTGAAGAAGaagtgtcagagagagagcgagcagagccaagaaaaacagcagcgcATCGAGACGCTGGAGAAATACCTGTCTGACCTGCCCACGCTGGACGAGGTGCAGGCCCAGGCccagcag gAGGAGGTCCAGCAGAAAGCCAAGGATCTGGAGAAAACGGTTTCTCAGTTGGAGCAGAGCCTGGAGGAAGGACGTGCTCTGATgaaggagaaggacatgaagaTCGAGATGCAGGccaagagagagaaggagctgaTCGCATCTGTGCACAG CCTGCAGCAGAAGGTGCAGCAGTGTTTGGATGATGGGGTGAGGTTGCCCATGCAAGACCTGAAGCGGCTTGAGGTGGAAAACACTCAGCTTCTGGAGCAGCAAGACCACAGCAGCAGG ATGATTGAGCATCAGAAAGAACAGATTGAAAGGCTGAACTTGCAGTTAACG GCCACCAGTACAAGACTGCAAAAGAAGAGAGGCCTGTCTCATCGACAGCTGTCTCACCAGGAGGACAGCCTGCTCACCCCATCCAGAGCCTTCCCACAG CCGCGGCAGGCGGACGAAGGCTTGTTGGTGCATCCTCTGTCCCACAAGGAAATGCCAGAGGTGGGCCGGCTGCTGAAAGAGATGTCCCTGTGTCTACTGGACCTCCAGGCTCTGTGCAGCATCCTGACTCAGAGAGCACAGGGGAAAGAGCCCaacctgtctctgctcctggGCATGAAAT CATTGAGTGTCTCAGCGGAGGAGAGCGACAGCAGAGAGGCAGCCGAAGAAGAACTGAGGTTCAAGCTGCTGGAAGTCGGCCAGCTGAGGAGAGACATCGACGAGCTGAGGAAAAGCATCTCAGACCGATATGCTCAGTATATGGGCGACAGCTGTGTCTCCCAGTGA
- the gopc gene encoding Golgi-associated PDZ and coiled-coil motif-containing protein isoform X1, which yields MSASAGCSPAGHSSGLGPGMSMFRWLEVLEKEFDKAFVDVDLLLGEIDPDQVDITYEGRQKMTSLSSCFAQLCHKTQTVFQLNHKLEAQLVDLRSELTEAKAEGAVVEREVHDQLLQLHALQLQLHAKQGQAEDSDTIKDRLPAPTLEEMEQELEASKKEKLAVARLEAEVRLFKKENEALRRHMAVLQAEVYGARLAAKYLDKELAGRVQQIQLLGRDMKGPAHDKLWNQLEAEIHLHRHKTVIRACRGRNDPKKPLASPVGHDPDMLKKTQGVGPIRKVVLVKDDHEGLGISITGGKEHGVPILISEIHPGQPADRCGGLHVGDAILAVNSINLRDAKHKEAVTILSQQRGQIEFEVVYVAPEVDSDDENVEYEDDSGHRYRLYLDELEDSSAAPPSNSSAPLQALEKMSLSNGPENGDTGISSETPSEETPSKPPETDCSF from the exons ATGTCTGCTTCGGCTGGATGCTCCCCGGCCGGCCATAGCTCAGGCCTCGGCCCCGGTATGTCCATGTTTCGCTGGCTAGAAGTGCTTGAGAAAGAATTCGACAAGGCCTTCGTGGACGTGGACCTTCTGCTCGGCGAAATAGACCCAGATCAAGTCGACATTACGTATGAGGGGCGGCAGAAGATGACCAGCCTGAGCTCCTGTTTTGCTCAGCTGTGTCACAAAACCCAGACGGTTTTTCAACTCAACCATAAGCTGGAG GCTCAGCTGGTGGACCTGCGTTCGGAGCTGACTGAGGCTAAGGCTGAGGGGGCAGTGGTAGAAAGGGAGGTCCACGACCAGCTCCTGCAGCTTCATGctctccagctgcagcttcatgCCAAGCAAGGCCAGGCTGAGGACTCTGACACCATCAAAGACAGACTG CCTGCACCAACATTGGAAGAGATG GAACAAGAGCTGGAGGCCAGTAAGAAGGAGAAATTAGCAGTGGCAAGGCTGGAGGCAGAAGTGAGACTATTTAAGAAAGAAAACGAGGCCCTTCGCAGGCACATGGCAGTACTGCAGGCCGAGGTGTATGGAGCCAGGCTCGCTGCCAAATACTTGGACAAGGAACTGGCTGGCAG GGTGCAGCAGATCCAGTTACTAGGCCGTGATATGAAAGGGCCAGCACACGACAAGCTGTGGAACCAGCTGGAGGCAGAGATTCACCTTCACCGCCACAAGACTGTCATCCGAGCGTGCAGAGGTCGTAACGATCCGAAGAAACCCCTCGCCTCTCCTGTGGGGCAT GACCCAGACATGCTGAAGAAAACCCAGGGAGTAGGCCCCATCAGAAAGGTGGTGCTGGTCAAAGACGATCACGAGGGGCTGGGAATCTCCATCACA GGTGGGAAGGAGCACGGCGTTCCCATTTTAATTTCAGAGATCCATCCGGGTCAGCCCGCTGACAGGTGTGGAGGTCTGCACGTGGGCGATGCCATCCTTGCTGTCAACAGCATCAATTTGCGAGATGCCAAACACAAGGAGGCTGTCACCATTCTGTCCcagcag CGGGGGCAGATAGAGTTTGAGGTGGTGTACGTGGCTCCGGAGGTGGACAGCGATGATGAGAATGTGGAGTATGAGGACGACAGCGGCCATCGCTACCGACTCTACCTGGACGAACTGGAAGACAGTAGCGCAGCGCCACCTAGCAACAGCTCGGCTCCGCTGCAAG CTCTGGAGAAGATGTCACTGAGCAACGGACCAGAGAATGGAGATACTGGGATCTCCAGCGAGACACCTTCAGAGGAAACCCCTTCAAAGCCTCCTGAGACTGACTGCTCCTTCTAG
- the gopc gene encoding Golgi-associated PDZ and coiled-coil motif-containing protein isoform X2, producing the protein MSASAGCSPAGHSSGLGPGMSMFRWLEVLEKEFDKAFVDVDLLLGEIDPDQVDITYEGRQKMTSLSSCFAQLCHKTQTVFQLNHKLEAQLVDLRSELTEAKAEGAVVEREVHDQLLQLHALQLQLHAKQGQAEDSDTIKDRLEQELEASKKEKLAVARLEAEVRLFKKENEALRRHMAVLQAEVYGARLAAKYLDKELAGRVQQIQLLGRDMKGPAHDKLWNQLEAEIHLHRHKTVIRACRGRNDPKKPLASPVGHDPDMLKKTQGVGPIRKVVLVKDDHEGLGISITGGKEHGVPILISEIHPGQPADRCGGLHVGDAILAVNSINLRDAKHKEAVTILSQQRGQIEFEVVYVAPEVDSDDENVEYEDDSGHRYRLYLDELEDSSAAPPSNSSAPLQALEKMSLSNGPENGDTGISSETPSEETPSKPPETDCSF; encoded by the exons ATGTCTGCTTCGGCTGGATGCTCCCCGGCCGGCCATAGCTCAGGCCTCGGCCCCGGTATGTCCATGTTTCGCTGGCTAGAAGTGCTTGAGAAAGAATTCGACAAGGCCTTCGTGGACGTGGACCTTCTGCTCGGCGAAATAGACCCAGATCAAGTCGACATTACGTATGAGGGGCGGCAGAAGATGACCAGCCTGAGCTCCTGTTTTGCTCAGCTGTGTCACAAAACCCAGACGGTTTTTCAACTCAACCATAAGCTGGAG GCTCAGCTGGTGGACCTGCGTTCGGAGCTGACTGAGGCTAAGGCTGAGGGGGCAGTGGTAGAAAGGGAGGTCCACGACCAGCTCCTGCAGCTTCATGctctccagctgcagcttcatgCCAAGCAAGGCCAGGCTGAGGACTCTGACACCATCAAAGACAGACTG GAACAAGAGCTGGAGGCCAGTAAGAAGGAGAAATTAGCAGTGGCAAGGCTGGAGGCAGAAGTGAGACTATTTAAGAAAGAAAACGAGGCCCTTCGCAGGCACATGGCAGTACTGCAGGCCGAGGTGTATGGAGCCAGGCTCGCTGCCAAATACTTGGACAAGGAACTGGCTGGCAG GGTGCAGCAGATCCAGTTACTAGGCCGTGATATGAAAGGGCCAGCACACGACAAGCTGTGGAACCAGCTGGAGGCAGAGATTCACCTTCACCGCCACAAGACTGTCATCCGAGCGTGCAGAGGTCGTAACGATCCGAAGAAACCCCTCGCCTCTCCTGTGGGGCAT GACCCAGACATGCTGAAGAAAACCCAGGGAGTAGGCCCCATCAGAAAGGTGGTGCTGGTCAAAGACGATCACGAGGGGCTGGGAATCTCCATCACA GGTGGGAAGGAGCACGGCGTTCCCATTTTAATTTCAGAGATCCATCCGGGTCAGCCCGCTGACAGGTGTGGAGGTCTGCACGTGGGCGATGCCATCCTTGCTGTCAACAGCATCAATTTGCGAGATGCCAAACACAAGGAGGCTGTCACCATTCTGTCCcagcag CGGGGGCAGATAGAGTTTGAGGTGGTGTACGTGGCTCCGGAGGTGGACAGCGATGATGAGAATGTGGAGTATGAGGACGACAGCGGCCATCGCTACCGACTCTACCTGGACGAACTGGAAGACAGTAGCGCAGCGCCACCTAGCAACAGCTCGGCTCCGCTGCAAG CTCTGGAGAAGATGTCACTGAGCAACGGACCAGAGAATGGAGATACTGGGATCTCCAGCGAGACACCTTCAGAGGAAACCCCTTCAAAGCCTCCTGAGACTGACTGCTCCTTCTAG